A section of the Roseomonas marmotae genome encodes:
- a CDS encoding tripartite tricarboxylate transporter permease: MNDLYEGFRLVAQTDVLIAILASAVYGLVVGSLPGLSATMATALLVPVTFYLSPIAAVAVIITASAMAIFSGDIPGCLLRIPGTPASAAYTDEAYAMTRKGQPELALGIGLWFSAIGGIAGTLSLLIMAPALAEVALNFSSYEYFWLAVLGLMCATLVARSSPIKAIASMLLGLLFACVGMENPAGAPRFTFGMTDLLGGIEPLPALVGVFALSEVMRALSSAEPPPLPRRKFGSILAGQWTLTRKYPKPMIRGNIVGIIIGVLPGAGADMAAWVSYAMAKRFSKEPQKFGTGHPEGLIEAGSSNNASLASGWVPALLFGIPGDTITAIAIGVLYMKGLNPGPTLFTERASSMYALYIIFILANIIMIPLGIIMIRIASHVLRAPRAAIMPVILMLCAVGAFATGNNLFAVLLVGFFGVLGYVMERNGYPVAAMVLGIVMGTMVEQSFVTSLIKSDNSLMPFIDRPISAVLAAVTAGALLWPVAAWLLRRLAKRQQRAAVPGQ, translated from the coding sequence ATGAACGACCTGTACGAAGGCTTCCGCCTCGTCGCGCAGACGGATGTGCTGATCGCCATCCTGGCCTCGGCGGTCTATGGGTTGGTGGTGGGCTCGCTGCCCGGCCTCTCGGCCACCATGGCCACCGCGCTGCTGGTCCCCGTCACCTTCTACCTCTCGCCGATCGCCGCCGTGGCGGTCATCATCACCGCCTCGGCCATGGCGATCTTCTCGGGCGATATCCCGGGCTGCCTGCTGCGTATCCCCGGCACGCCGGCCTCGGCCGCCTATACCGATGAAGCCTATGCCATGACCCGCAAGGGCCAGCCGGAACTGGCGCTGGGCATCGGCCTCTGGTTCAGCGCCATCGGCGGAATCGCCGGCACGCTCTCGCTGCTGATCATGGCGCCGGCGCTGGCGGAAGTGGCGCTGAACTTCTCGTCCTACGAGTATTTCTGGCTCGCCGTGCTGGGCCTGATGTGCGCCACGCTGGTCGCGCGCTCCTCGCCCATCAAGGCGATCGCCTCGATGCTGCTCGGGCTGCTCTTCGCCTGCGTGGGCATGGAGAATCCAGCCGGCGCGCCGCGCTTCACCTTCGGCATGACCGACCTGCTGGGAGGTATCGAGCCGCTGCCGGCGCTGGTCGGCGTCTTCGCGCTGTCCGAGGTGATGCGCGCCCTCTCCAGCGCCGAGCCGCCGCCGCTGCCGCGCCGGAAGTTCGGCAGCATCCTGGCGGGGCAGTGGACGCTGACCCGCAAATATCCGAAGCCGATGATACGCGGGAATATCGTCGGCATCATCATCGGCGTGCTGCCGGGGGCGGGCGCCGACATGGCGGCCTGGGTCAGCTATGCCATGGCCAAGCGCTTCTCCAAGGAGCCGCAGAAATTCGGCACCGGGCACCCGGAGGGCCTCATCGAGGCGGGTTCCAGCAACAATGCCAGCCTGGCCAGCGGCTGGGTGCCGGCGCTGCTCTTCGGCATCCCAGGGGATACCATCACGGCCATCGCCATCGGCGTGCTCTACATGAAGGGCCTGAACCCCGGCCCAACCCTGTTCACCGAGCGCGCATCCAGCATGTACGCGCTCTACATCATCTTCATCCTGGCCAATATCATCATGATCCCGCTGGGCATCATCATGATCCGCATCGCATCGCATGTGCTGCGCGCGCCACGCGCCGCCATCATGCCGGTCATCCTGATGCTCTGCGCCGTCGGCGCCTTCGCCACCGGCAACAACCTCTTCGCCGTGCTGCTGGTGGGATTCTTCGGGGTGCTGGGCTACGTGATGGAGCGTAACGGCTATCCGGTCGCGGCGATGGTACTGGGTATCGTCATGGGCACCATGGTCGAGCAGAGCTTCGTCACCTCGCTCATCAAGTCCGACAACAGCCTGATGCCCTTCATCGACCGGCCCATTTCCGCCGTGCTCGCGGCGGTGACGGCGGGCGCGCTGCTCTGGCCCGTCGCGGCCTGGCTGCTGCGGCGCTTGGCGAAGCGGCAGCAGCGCGCGGCCGTGCCGGGGCAATGA
- a CDS encoding tripartite tricarboxylate transporter TctB family protein — protein MQFSDRITGSCLVALGAVTVYGASLQPGVPGQDVGPSVFPTIIGCGLMLCGALVVLGIGHSFEAPEETVPAETAAEPVPPRPAFAEWRAFLPPLLLVFYVLASETLGFLLTAMAITVVTALALGARLRLALFMAVLTPVLIHLAFVKLLRVPLPEGLLAMPW, from the coding sequence TTGCAGTTTTCCGATAGGATAACCGGCTCTTGTCTGGTCGCGCTGGGGGCGGTGACAGTTTACGGCGCCTCCTTGCAGCCAGGCGTGCCGGGCCAGGATGTCGGGCCAAGCGTTTTTCCGACCATCATCGGGTGCGGGCTGATGCTCTGCGGCGCCCTGGTGGTGCTGGGAATCGGCCATAGCTTCGAGGCACCGGAGGAAACCGTACCAGCGGAGACTGCTGCGGAGCCCGTGCCGCCGCGGCCCGCCTTCGCGGAGTGGCGGGCGTTTCTGCCGCCGCTGCTGCTGGTCTTCTATGTCCTGGCTTCCGAGACGCTGGGCTTCCTGCTGACGGCAATGGCCATCACCGTGGTCACGGCCCTCGCCCTGGGGGCGCGGCTGCGGCTGGCGCTGTTCATGGCCGTGCTGACGCCTGTGCTGATCCATCTGGCCTTCGTCAAGCTGCTTCGGGTGCCATTGCCCGAAGGCCTCCTGGCGATGCCGTGGTGA
- a CDS encoding SDR family oxidoreductase, with protein MNGTGVAVVTGGTMGIGRATAQAFAREGWRVALLARGKERLRSTQDELEAMGARVLAIPTDVADAEAVHAAAERIERELGPIEVWVNNAMATVVSPATGISPEEFRRVTDVTYHGQVFGTLAALRFMKPRDRGSIIQVSSGLGFRGAPLQSAYCAAKAAVHGFTDSLRTELLHDYSAVTLSVIYLPAVNTPQFRRTRNHTGQAQRAPDPVFDPRLCANAILAAARERPREVWVGRSTWQMAAAQAVAPGFADREAAKMWEPQLMEHEAPPDPEGNLFKPGTDDPGVDGPFTDRMKPARQEFVTSRARNALTLGMGALGLVGLASLLLAGAARAVPGLPRRR; from the coding sequence ATGAACGGCACAGGCGTGGCGGTAGTGACCGGCGGCACCATGGGCATCGGCCGCGCGACGGCACAGGCCTTCGCGCGGGAGGGATGGCGGGTTGCCCTGCTGGCGCGGGGGAAGGAAAGGCTGCGCTCCACCCAGGACGAGCTTGAGGCCATGGGCGCGCGGGTGCTGGCCATCCCCACCGATGTCGCGGATGCGGAGGCGGTCCATGCGGCGGCCGAGCGGATCGAGCGCGAGCTGGGGCCGATTGAGGTCTGGGTGAACAATGCCATGGCCACCGTCGTCTCGCCGGCCACCGGGATCTCCCCGGAGGAATTCCGGCGCGTGACGGATGTCACCTACCACGGGCAGGTCTTCGGCACCCTGGCGGCGCTGCGCTTCATGAAGCCCCGCGACCGCGGCAGCATCATCCAGGTCTCCTCCGGCCTTGGCTTCCGCGGGGCGCCGCTGCAATCGGCCTATTGCGCCGCGAAGGCGGCGGTGCACGGCTTTACCGACAGCCTACGGACGGAGCTGCTGCATGACTATTCCGCCGTCACGCTGAGCGTCATCTACCTGCCGGCGGTGAATACCCCGCAGTTCCGCCGGACCCGGAACCACACCGGCCAGGCGCAGCGGGCGCCCGACCCGGTTTTCGACCCGCGCCTCTGCGCCAATGCCATCCTGGCGGCGGCGCGGGAGCGGCCGCGCGAGGTCTGGGTCGGCCGTTCCACCTGGCAGATGGCGGCGGCCCAGGCGGTGGCGCCCGGCTTTGCCGACCGCGAAGCGGCGAAGATGTGGGAGCCGCAGCTGATGGAGCACGAGGCGCCGCCTGACCCGGAAGGCAATCTCTTCAAGCCCGGCACGGATGACCCGGGCGTGGACGGCCCCTTTACCGACCGGATGAAGCCGGCGCGGCAGGAATTCGTCACCAGCCGCGCCCGGAATGCGCTGACCCTGGGCATGGGGGCATTGGGCCTGGTGGGGCTGGCATCGCTCCTGCTGGCCGGCGCCGCCCGCGCGGTGCCGGGACTGCCCCGCCGCCGCTGA
- a CDS encoding MarR family winged helix-turn-helix transcriptional regulator — protein sequence MISEVVRPGQRRPLGALLRRPYDVLQHRVYGRIGERGFPEIRVAHSSVLRNLPFEGSRVSELAERARMAKQSMSYLVEDLAASGYVNIAPHPHDRRAKLVTLTERGLEMRATLVALSDEVEADLARAIGQAEMKRLRALLEKLYDVAV from the coding sequence ATGATCAGCGAAGTCGTCAGACCTGGCCAGCGCCGCCCTCTGGGCGCCCTGCTGCGGAGGCCCTATGACGTGCTGCAACACCGGGTTTACGGCCGCATCGGCGAGCGCGGCTTTCCCGAAATTCGCGTGGCGCATAGCAGCGTGCTCCGGAACCTGCCTTTCGAGGGCAGCCGCGTTTCCGAGCTGGCGGAGCGGGCACGGATGGCAAAGCAGAGCATGTCCTATCTGGTCGAGGACCTCGCGGCCTCCGGCTATGTCAACATCGCCCCGCATCCGCATGACCGCCGCGCCAAGCTGGTGACCCTGACGGAACGCGGCCTGGAGATGCGGGCGACGCTGGTCGCGCTCAGCGACGAGGTGGAGGCCGATCTGGCCCGCGCCATCGGCCAGGCCGAGATGAAGCGGCTGCGCGCATTGCTCGAAAAGCTCTACGACGTGGCTGTCTGA
- a CDS encoding ABC transporter ATP-binding protein, translated as MTQPMIEARDLNVHFGSNHVVHDVSFSVAPGETFGLVGESGSGKSTVLRCFAGLVDSWDGTLRINGEQLGRRRDRAFFKRVQMVFQDPYGSLHPRQTVDRILSEPLAVHGIPDAETRITRALDEVALPRTARFRYPHQLSGGQRQRVAIARALIADPSVLLLDEPTSALDVSVQAEVLNLLADLREARQLTCILVSHNLAVVGHLCGRLAVMQGGRIVEILTEEQLRAGEARHSHTRDLIALSHELEG; from the coding sequence GTGACTCAACCGATGATCGAGGCGCGCGACCTCAACGTCCATTTCGGCAGCAACCATGTCGTGCATGACGTCTCCTTCAGCGTGGCGCCCGGAGAGACCTTCGGGCTGGTGGGCGAAAGCGGTTCCGGCAAATCCACTGTGCTGCGCTGCTTCGCGGGGCTGGTGGACAGCTGGGACGGCACGCTCCGCATCAATGGCGAGCAGCTCGGCCGCAGGCGGGACCGCGCCTTCTTCAAGCGCGTGCAGATGGTCTTTCAGGACCCGTACGGCTCGCTGCATCCGCGCCAGACGGTGGACCGCATCCTCTCCGAGCCGTTGGCGGTGCATGGCATCCCGGATGCCGAGACCCGCATCACCCGGGCACTGGACGAGGTGGCGCTGCCGCGCACGGCGCGCTTCCGCTATCCGCACCAGCTCTCGGGCGGGCAGCGGCAGCGCGTCGCCATCGCCCGCGCGCTGATCGCCGATCCTTCCGTGCTGCTGCTGGATGAACCGACCAGCGCGCTTGATGTCTCGGTGCAGGCCGAGGTGCTGAACCTGCTGGCCGATCTGCGGGAGGCGCGGCAGCTGACCTGCATCCTCGTCTCCCACAACCTTGCGGTGGTGGGCCATCTCTGCGGCCGGCTGGCGGTGATGCAGGGTGGGCGGATCGTGGAGATCCTGACCGAGGAACAGCTACGCGCCGGCGAGGCCCGCCACTCCCACACGCGGGACCTGATCGCGCTCTCGCACGAGCTGGAAGGCTGA
- a CDS encoding ABC transporter ATP-binding protein, translating to MNRPLVEIQNLRVDFPTASGGFNPAVRGVSLTLGREKLGIVGESGSGKSVTGRALMRLLPEAARVRADKLVFDGIDVLSARERQMRKLRGGRMGLILQDPKYSLNPVMTIGHQIAEAWGAHNKGGRREAREAALTLLEQVRIRDPRRVLDSYPHEVSGGMGQRVMIAMMLAPNPDMLIADEPTSALDASVQAEILKLIEDLVSERGMGLMLISHDLPLVARFCDRVVVMYAGQVMEQLPARDLHRAEHPYTRGLLDCMPSLSHKRKRLPVLTRDPHWLEPRG from the coding sequence ATGAACAGGCCACTGGTCGAGATCCAGAACCTTCGTGTCGATTTCCCGACGGCTTCTGGCGGCTTCAACCCGGCGGTACGCGGCGTCTCGCTCACCCTGGGGCGGGAAAAGCTGGGCATCGTGGGGGAGAGCGGCTCCGGTAAGTCCGTCACCGGGCGGGCGCTGATGCGCCTGCTGCCGGAGGCCGCGAGGGTGCGGGCGGATAAGCTGGTCTTCGACGGCATCGACGTGCTGAGCGCCCGGGAACGGCAGATGCGGAAGCTGCGCGGCGGCCGCATGGGCCTGATCCTGCAGGACCCGAAATACAGCCTCAACCCCGTGATGACGATCGGCCATCAGATCGCCGAGGCCTGGGGCGCCCACAACAAGGGCGGAAGGCGGGAGGCGCGGGAGGCCGCGCTGACCCTGCTGGAGCAGGTGCGTATCCGCGACCCGCGGCGCGTGCTGGATTCCTATCCGCACGAGGTCTCCGGCGGCATGGGCCAGCGTGTCATGATCGCGATGATGCTGGCGCCCAACCCGGACATGCTGATCGCGGATGAGCCGACCAGCGCGCTCGATGCCAGCGTCCAGGCCGAGATCCTGAAGCTGATCGAGGATCTGGTCTCCGAACGTGGCATGGGGCTGATGCTGATCAGCCACGACCTGCCGCTGGTGGCGCGCTTCTGCGACCGCGTGGTGGTGATGTATGCCGGCCAGGTGATGGAGCAGCTGCCGGCGCGCGACCTGCACCGCGCCGAGCATCCCTATACCCGGGGGCTGCTGGATTGCATGCCGTCCCTGTCCCATAAGCGCAAGCGCCTGCCGGTGCTGACGCGCGACCCACACTGGCTGGAGCCGCGCGGGTGA
- a CDS encoding ABC transporter permease, with translation MSDVTMSRREWLLSDTPSSRAQAKWGRRYQTWLAFRRNGLAVAGLFIVLAMLVLAILAPVLATHDPGVQVLADRLQPPSAEHWLGTDELGRDTYSRLLYGGRVTLGMVVAVVILVAPLGLIIGCIAGYAGGIIDKVLMRVTDVFLAFPRLILALAFVAAMKPGVESAVIAIALTAWPPYARLARAETLTIRNADFIAAVRMTGASPWRIVLRHVTPMCIPSLTVRVTLDMSSIILTAAGLGFLGLGAQPPIPEWGTMIATARRFILEQWWVPVIPGIAIFLASLAFNLLGDGLRDVLDPKQR, from the coding sequence ATGAGTGACGTGACCATGAGCCGCCGCGAGTGGCTGCTCTCCGATACGCCGAGCTCCCGCGCCCAGGCCAAGTGGGGCCGGCGCTACCAGACCTGGCTGGCCTTCCGCCGCAACGGGCTGGCGGTGGCCGGGCTGTTCATCGTGCTGGCGATGCTGGTGCTGGCCATCCTGGCACCGGTGCTGGCCACGCATGACCCTGGCGTGCAGGTGCTGGCCGACCGCCTGCAGCCACCCTCGGCCGAGCACTGGCTGGGCACGGATGAGCTGGGGCGTGACACCTATTCCCGCCTGCTCTACGGCGGCCGCGTGACCCTGGGCATGGTGGTGGCCGTCGTCATCCTGGTGGCACCGCTGGGGCTGATCATCGGCTGCATCGCGGGCTATGCCGGCGGCATCATCGACAAGGTCCTGATGCGCGTCACCGATGTCTTCCTGGCCTTCCCGCGCCTGATCCTGGCCCTGGCCTTCGTGGCCGCCATGAAGCCGGGCGTGGAAAGCGCCGTCATCGCCATCGCCCTGACCGCCTGGCCGCCTTATGCGAGGCTGGCGCGGGCGGAGACGCTGACCATCCGCAATGCTGATTTCATCGCCGCCGTACGCATGACCGGCGCCAGCCCCTGGCGCATCGTCCTGCGGCATGTGACGCCGATGTGCATCCCCTCCCTGACCGTGCGCGTCACGCTCGACATGTCCTCCATCATCCTGACGGCGGCGGGGCTTGGCTTCCTCGGCCTCGGCGCGCAGCCGCCGATCCCGGAATGGGGCACCATGATCGCCACCGCCCGCCGCTTCATCCTGGAGCAGTGGTGGGTGCCGGTCATTCCCGGCATCGCCATCTTCCTCGCCAGCCTCGCCTTCAACCTGCTGGGTGACGGCCTGCGCGACGTGCTGGACCCGAAGCAGCGGTGA
- a CDS encoding ABC transporter permease — protein sequence MRSDGELQAELLPPEAEPPAAPVARRARPSAAWLRLRGALSTLASVPITLFGLAVVTFFIGRVVPIDPVLAIVGDRAPADVVERARLDLGLDQPLYIQFWRYLGQIFSGDLGRSVMTSNPVTQDIARFFPATFELATVAIIIAVLIGVPLGVWAATRQGKFVDQAVRLFCLAGHSLPVFVLGLISLLLFYARLGWVPGPGRQSIYFEGMVEERTGILTVDSLLAGDWAAFNDALFHLIQPAGVLAFFSLAYIARMTRAFMLVELRSEYVTTARAKGLSSGRIVWRHAFGNIMVPLVTVLAMTYAGLLEGAVLTETIFSWPGLGQYLTVSLLNADMNAVLGATLVVGLIYVMLNLLADVLYRLLDPRVK from the coding sequence ATGCGATCCGATGGGGAACTTCAGGCGGAACTGCTTCCGCCTGAGGCCGAGCCGCCCGCCGCGCCGGTTGCGCGTCGGGCACGTCCTTCCGCCGCGTGGCTCCGGCTGCGTGGCGCCCTGTCCACCCTGGCCAGCGTGCCGATCACGCTGTTCGGGCTGGCAGTGGTGACCTTCTTCATCGGGCGCGTGGTGCCGATCGACCCGGTGCTGGCCATTGTCGGCGACCGGGCGCCGGCCGATGTGGTGGAGCGCGCGCGGCTCGACCTCGGGCTGGACCAGCCGCTGTACATCCAGTTCTGGCGGTATCTCGGGCAGATCTTCTCGGGCGACCTCGGCCGCTCAGTGATGACGTCCAACCCCGTCACGCAGGATATCGCCCGCTTCTTCCCGGCGACCTTCGAGCTAGCGACGGTGGCCATCATCATCGCTGTGCTGATTGGCGTGCCGCTGGGCGTCTGGGCGGCAACCCGCCAGGGCAAGTTCGTCGACCAGGCCGTGCGGCTCTTCTGCCTCGCCGGACATTCACTGCCGGTCTTCGTGCTGGGCCTCATCTCCCTGCTGCTCTTCTACGCCAGGCTGGGCTGGGTGCCCGGCCCCGGCCGCCAGAGCATCTATTTCGAGGGGATGGTGGAGGAGCGCACGGGTATCCTGACGGTGGACAGCCTGCTGGCCGGCGACTGGGCCGCCTTCAACGACGCGCTGTTCCACCTGATCCAGCCGGCGGGCGTGCTGGCCTTTTTCAGCCTCGCCTATATCGCCCGCATGACGCGGGCCTTCATGCTGGTGGAGCTGCGGAGCGAGTATGTCACCACCGCGCGTGCCAAGGGGCTCTCCTCCGGCCGCATCGTCTGGCGGCATGCCTTCGGCAATATCATGGTGCCGCTCGTCACCGTGCTGGCCATGACCTATGCCGGGCTGCTGGAAGGCGCGGTGCTGACCGAGACGATCTTCTCCTGGCCCGGCCTCGGCCAGTATCTGACCGTGTCGCTGCTCAATGCCGACATGAACGCGGTGCTGGGCGCCACCCTGGTGGTGGGGCTGATCTACGTGATGCTGAACCTGCTGGCAGACGTGCTCTACCGGCTGCTCGACCCGCGGGTGAAATAA
- a CDS encoding ABC transporter substrate-binding protein encodes MLTRRSLLLATGAAVALPGAMVASQARGQTPPGVLVFAKQIDDIISLDPHEAFEYTASEIAGNVYQKLVTTPNSKPSEISGELAEKWEVSDDNKTFTFTLKEGPKFASGKPVTAEDAAFSLSRAVILNKSPAFIINQFGFTKDNVAERIRATDARTLVLETAEPTSASFLLYCLSAAVGSVVEKAVVMANAKGDDLGNAWLKQNSAGSGSFMVRQWRASDNVMLDANPHAIEPPKMKRIIMRHVADPSAQLLGLQKGDFDIARNLVADQIASVEKDKNFTAQYARKASLMYLSLNQKNPNLAKPEVRQAIKMAIDYAAIQKNIVPTTYAVHQAFLPAGLPGALTDTPFQKNVAEAKALLAKAGLADGFELSFDYFSGAPTSDIAQAVQANLAEIGIRLKMSPGEQRAVITKTRARTHDIAMVRWGSDYFDPNSNAEAFSINTENGDEARNKTLAWRASWLIPELSAKTLEAQKQTDAETRAQMYLDIQKEHQKTSPFVIMLQEIEVAVSRANVKGFDMGPMNDRHSYVNITKA; translated from the coding sequence ATGCTGACACGCCGTTCGCTGCTGCTGGCCACTGGCGCCGCCGTTGCCCTGCCTGGGGCCATGGTTGCATCTCAGGCCCGTGGGCAGACTCCGCCGGGTGTGCTGGTCTTCGCCAAGCAGATCGACGACATCATCTCGCTCGATCCGCATGAGGCCTTCGAATACACGGCCTCCGAGATCGCGGGGAATGTCTACCAGAAGCTGGTGACGACGCCGAACTCCAAGCCCTCCGAGATCAGCGGCGAACTGGCCGAGAAGTGGGAGGTCTCCGACGACAACAAGACCTTCACCTTCACCCTGAAGGAAGGCCCGAAATTCGCCTCCGGCAAGCCGGTCACGGCAGAGGACGCGGCCTTCTCGCTCTCCCGCGCTGTCATCCTGAACAAGTCCCCGGCCTTCATCATCAACCAGTTCGGCTTCACCAAGGACAATGTGGCCGAGCGCATCCGCGCCACCGATGCCCGGACCCTGGTGCTGGAGACGGCCGAGCCGACCTCGGCCTCCTTCCTGCTCTACTGCCTCTCCGCCGCGGTGGGCAGCGTGGTGGAGAAGGCGGTGGTGATGGCCAATGCCAAGGGCGATGACCTCGGCAATGCCTGGCTGAAGCAGAACTCCGCCGGCTCCGGCTCCTTCATGGTCCGCCAGTGGCGGGCCAGCGACAACGTCATGCTGGACGCTAACCCGCATGCGATCGAGCCACCGAAGATGAAGCGCATCATCATGCGCCATGTGGCCGACCCCTCGGCGCAGCTGCTGGGCCTGCAGAAGGGCGACTTCGACATCGCCCGCAACCTGGTGGCCGACCAGATCGCCTCCGTGGAGAAGGACAAGAACTTCACGGCGCAATACGCCCGCAAGGCGAGCCTGATGTATCTCAGCCTGAACCAGAAGAACCCGAACCTGGCGAAGCCCGAGGTTCGGCAGGCGATCAAGATGGCGATCGACTATGCCGCCATCCAGAAGAACATCGTCCCCACCACCTATGCGGTGCATCAGGCCTTCCTGCCCGCCGGCCTGCCCGGCGCGCTGACCGATACGCCCTTCCAGAAGAATGTCGCGGAAGCCAAGGCGCTGCTGGCCAAGGCCGGCCTGGCCGACGGCTTCGAACTGTCCTTTGACTATTTCTCGGGCGCACCGACCTCCGACATCGCCCAGGCGGTGCAGGCCAACCTCGCCGAGATCGGCATCCGCCTGAAGATGTCGCCGGGCGAACAGCGTGCGGTCATCACCAAGACCCGTGCCCGCACGCATGACATCGCCATGGTGCGCTGGGGGTCGGACTACTTCGATCCCAACAGCAACGCCGAAGCCTTCAGCATCAATACCGAGAATGGCGACGAGGCCCGCAACAAGACCCTCGCCTGGCGCGCCAGCTGGCTGATTCCGGAGCTCTCGGCCAAGACGCTGGAAGCCCAGAAGCAGACGGACGCGGAGACGCGCGCGCAGATGTATCTGGACATCCAGAAGGAGCACCAGAAGACCTCGCCCTTCGTCATCATGCTGCAGGAGATCGAGGTCGCCGTATCCCGTGCCAACGTGAAGGGCTTCGACATGGGGCCGATGAACGACCGGCATTCCTACGTGAACATCACCAAGGCCTGA
- a CDS encoding AAA family ATPase — MSIPPGQSEAAALLARLTGDDSPVETHISAVFVGRGRALKLKKAVNLGFLDFTALPERERFCRRELALNAPAAPGLYRAVHPLTRDADGALALGGAGSPEEWVLEMAELPPDGFLDGLAARGGLDAPLQDALADRLHALHAALPPVSGWDAAGEMRRVVEGNRDAAHAVGLPAAAVDAWAGAALAELDRLAPALAARAAAGQVRRCHGDLHLGNWVMWRGEPVPFDALEFDEVLATIDIGYDLAFLLTDLDQRVGRGAANRVLNRYLARGADIGLLAGLPFWMSVRALIRAHCLQRMNGSGQPWLEAARSYLHRPPARMLAVGGLPGSGKSRLARALAPGLGAAPGALVLRSDEIRKRQHGAAPEQRLPPDAYGAAASAAVHDELFAMAEAAARAGHSVIADAAFLDPAMRAGIEEAARRAGVPFAGFWLEAPLEVLEARVAARIGDASDADVAVLKRAAAAGAGAVVWMPLDATQDCLAAARKALGH; from the coding sequence GTGAGCATCCCGCCGGGCCAGTCGGAAGCCGCAGCCCTGCTGGCCCGCCTGACCGGCGACGACAGCCCGGTCGAGACCCATATCTCCGCCGTCTTCGTCGGCCGGGGTCGTGCCCTGAAGCTGAAGAAGGCAGTGAATCTCGGTTTCCTGGACTTCACCGCCCTGCCGGAGCGGGAGCGTTTCTGCCGGCGGGAACTGGCCCTGAATGCCCCTGCCGCCCCGGGCCTCTACCGTGCCGTGCATCCGCTGACGCGGGACGCGGACGGCGCGCTGGCCCTGGGCGGGGCGGGCAGTCCAGAGGAATGGGTGCTGGAGATGGCGGAGCTGCCGCCGGATGGCTTCCTCGATGGCCTGGCCGCACGGGGCGGGTTGGACGCGCCCTTGCAGGACGCGCTGGCGGACCGGCTCCATGCGCTGCATGCGGCGCTGCCGCCGGTCAGCGGCTGGGATGCGGCCGGGGAAATGCGCCGGGTGGTAGAGGGCAACCGCGATGCCGCCCATGCCGTGGGCCTGCCCGCCGCAGCGGTGGACGCCTGGGCCGGGGCCGCCCTGGCCGAACTGGACCGGCTGGCCCCCGCTCTGGCGGCCCGTGCCGCCGCCGGGCAGGTGCGCCGCTGCCATGGAGACCTGCATCTCGGCAATTGGGTGATGTGGCGGGGCGAGCCGGTGCCCTTCGACGCGCTGGAATTCGACGAGGTCCTGGCCACCATCGATATCGGCTATGACCTGGCCTTCCTGCTGACGGACCTGGACCAGCGGGTGGGGCGGGGGGCAGCCAACCGTGTGCTGAACCGTTATCTGGCGCGCGGCGCCGATATCGGGCTGCTGGCCGGCCTGCCGTTCTGGATGTCCGTCCGGGCGCTGATCCGCGCGCATTGCCTGCAGCGCATGAATGGTTCCGGCCAGCCCTGGCTGGAGGCGGCCCGTTCCTATCTGCACCGCCCGCCGGCACGGATGCTGGCGGTGGGCGGCCTGCCCGGCAGCGGCAAGTCCCGCCTGGCCCGCGCCCTGGCGCCAGGGCTGGGCGCGGCCCCCGGCGCGCTGGTCCTGCGGAGCGACGAGATCCGCAAGCGGCAGCATGGCGCGGCGCCGGAGCAGCGCCTGCCGCCCGATGCCTATGGCGCCGCCGCGAGCGCGGCCGTGCATGACGAATTATTCGCCATGGCCGAGGCGGCGGCGCGGGCCGGCCACAGCGTCATCGCCGATGCCGCTTTCCTGGACCCGGCCATGCGGGCGGGCATCGAGGAGGCAGCCCGGCGCGCCGGCGTGCCCTTCGCCGGCTTCTGGCTGGAAGCGCCGCTGGAGGTGCTGGAGGCCCGTGTGGCCGCCCGCATCGGCGATGCCTCCGATGCCGATGTGGCGGTGCTGAAGCGCGCGGCCGCAGCCGGAGCTGGTGCGGTGGTGTGGATGCCGCTCGATGCTACCCAGGATTGTCTCGCCGCCGCGCGGAAGGCGCTTGGCCACTAA